The Pseudorasbora parva isolate DD20220531a chromosome 16, ASM2467924v1, whole genome shotgun sequence genome includes a region encoding these proteins:
- the il34 gene encoding interleukin-34 — MIQFECRLLRGLLGFICLLLMCMSAAPDLCGPLRTVQDSLNSSLRRRYMKMNFPINYTVQVHYEEVFRLRNISRLNTSNEDEPEPVQNKDLQDLWLLVSQQGIKRVLRVLPERHPTRCKYLSHLEDLFRDVEAVFPRDEERDRPESIQKIFDRLEDPYYQGWKSVTPKSILDNSYRTMLCLFKECFSKEDDQYNYCEILNRRKGKKTT, encoded by the exons ATGATCCAGTTTGAATGCCGGCTCCTCAGGGGGCTGCTGG GTTTTATTTGTCTATTACTAATGTGCATGAGTGCAGCACCAGATCTCTGTGGTCCTCTTAGAACAGTACAGGACAGCCTAAACTCAAGCCTAAGGAGACGTTATAtg aaaatgaACTTTCCTATTAACTATACTGTTCAAGTGCATTATGAGGAGGTTTTCAGACTACGTAACATCAGCAGACTG AATACGAGTAATGAAGATGAACCTGAACCAGTGCAGAATAAAGATCTACAGGATTTGTGGCTTTTGGTTAGTCAGCAGGGCATAAAGAGGGTTTTAAGGGTGCTGCCAGAGAGACATCCTACGCGGTGTAAATACCTCTCCCATCTGGAGGATCTCTTCAGAGATGTTGAGGCTGTTTTTCCCAGAGATGAAGAG AGAGATCGTCCAGAAAGCATACAAAAGATCTTTGATCGACTGGAAGACCCATATTACCAGGGATGGAAGTCTGTTACACCCAAGTCAATACTGGATAACAGTTATCGGACCATGCTTTGCCTGTTCAAAGAGTGCTTCTCAAAAGAGGACGACCAATATAATT ATTGTGAAATCCTCAACAGGAGGAAAGGGAAGAAAACAACATAG